Sequence from the Nasonia vitripennis strain AsymCx chromosome 5, Nvit_psr_1.1, whole genome shotgun sequence genome:
TCAGTCGCAACGGCCATTGAAGTAACCAAACAAAATCCACCCTTCGCTATAGCTCCCCTGTATAATTTACCAACCCTGAATCATAGATCGGGTCGACGATCCCTCGATCAAGCCTCTTTCCCGAGCTTTCCGACAACGAAACAAaaagcgaagaagaagaagctcgcGCCAAAAAGCCTGGGGGTAGCTCGTCATCTGGCGGCATCCCTGCTCGCGCATCGGCTTCCCTTCCCCCTCGCGCAGAAGTATCGAGTTCGTTAGAGATCCCCACGGCCGGAGATCCCCGCCCCTCAAAGTCGCCTCTCTCCCTCcgtttgcgcgcgcgatttgCGCAACTCCCTTGTATACgctcgtgtgcgtgtgtgtgtgtgtgaggggggggggggcgattGTGTCCTCGTCGATTTTGGCTTCGATCTCGCTCTCGACTCGATTAATCAGCAGACGGTGGGGGATTGGGTCCGGCTGGCGATCAGCGATCTTTTCGAGTGTCGAGACGCAAGTAGTACACGTCCGAAACTCGGGAGACGCCGTAtgctttcctctctctctctttctgcaaCCCCTTGTTCCCTCGCgtgcacacacgtacacatgGACGCGCGTACGTAACGCGCCGGCTGGCGGCCGAAAAATCAGCGACGCGTGTGCTATAGTAGTCTCTCTCGAGCTATCGCCTCGAGAGCCGTGTGTCTCATTCGTGCATCATCCTTGCACGCAGTTGTCGAATATCGAGAGAAGGCTGATGGGGGAGAGCTAAATTCGAGGATACACTGCACACGCAGGAAGTATAAAAGTCAGCTCTCTGTTATTGATCGGCGTATCGACGGGGGATATAGCGCGTGCCGCTCCCCCCTCCACACCGGCCCAGCGACCCTCCCTCGTTGGCTTCATCCCCTGCGCTCTCTTCTCACTCTATAGCACAGCATCTCTCGCGCGGACGGCTAGTCAGTTCTGGATCGAGACGTCCATCGCAGCGCTCGATTtcgccgagcgagagagagagagagagagagaggagcgcgAATCCAGAAAAGTGATAATCGAAGCCTCGCTCGTTCGGCCATTGCGCTCCctgcgcgagtgtgtgagtgagagagagagagagagaggtagggGCTGTACACCACTGTacaccctctctctctacgtCTCTGTACTATAGAGAGCCGCGGGCGCAGCGCGCAGACTCGCGACTCGTCGGTGGCTGCTGTGCAGGGGGTGGCGGCGGCGAGTGTATAGCACCTATAGTGGGATAAAGTGCGCCGCCGAGCGTGTCATGGCGTCCGCGGCCGCGTCGCGCACCAGCAGTGCTGCAGCAGCCCGCCAGCATCGATTTTCGGATTGACCCCGTCTTCGACGCGCGGCGAGTACTTATCGGCTCGCTATCCCTGCAGCACGCAGCTTCGATTCCAGCGCCACCGGCGCGCTCTCGCACATCAGAACCTGACACGATCGATTCTCTGCCTCTCGGAATAGTACTCTCAGCTCggcatgtgtgcgtgtgtttgtgtgtgtgtgtgacgtGCAGTGCGAGGTGCAGAGTGCGCGAGGACCATGTACTGAGACGAGGCTCGCGGGTGCGTACTACAACAGATACAGTGGTGACTCTACGGGGACGGCGTGTTTATCGgcgccgcatcgaacgagcgGCGGCGCTGTCACGAGGTATATCGGAAAATCGATAACCGAGAGCCAAAGTTGCGCGCAAACTCGCCGCCGCGTGTAGAGTTATATagagtatatataggtacatcagccgagcgtgtgtgtgtgtgtgtgcagtgcgCCGCGGAGGGGATGACGGGCGCACGTTGCCGGTGAAGAGATTCTCTCCCTTGTCCCGCCGCGTCCAGCAGCATCTGCCGTCCTCTCCTCGAGTCACGTGGAACGACAACAATAGAGAGCGGAGAGGCAGAGCGGCTTGCACCTGGATGAGCGGCATGCGCGACTACTCCTGATCGGGAGTACCGCGCGCCTGCGTAAATGGACGACCTCGAGGACGTCTCCGAGCACCAGCTTGATGtgctgcaacagcagcagcagcagcagcagcagagcggcggcggcggcgctcgcAGGCTGCTCCGAAGCGCCGGCGCCGCGGCGGCCAGTGGCGGGGATGGCTCGACGACGAATGGCCTCTGCCGATCTGGAGGGGGATCCGGCGGTGCGAGCGCCGCCGCGAGCCGCCTTCACCAACAGAACCAGCACGGCCAGCCAGCGGCGCAGCAGCAGGCAGCGGCTCTACTGCAAGcggcgcagcagcagtcgctcgaagctggtggtggtggtggtggaggtggaggaggaggaggaggaggaggtggtggTGGCGGAGGAGGGGCCGAGGTTATGTCCGGCTCGTCGGCCTCCCAGAGCCCCGACATCGCCTGCGCGAGCCTCCCACTGGAGCTCCTCGCCGCCGGCGGCCTGCCTGTCAAGGAAGAGGACCAGCACTCGGACTGTCAGCACTCGCAGCGCCAACAACAAcaccagcagcaacagcagcagcagcagcagcagcaacagggAGCCTCGGTGATCGTGCCGCCGGGCCACGACTGCGACGTCGACTCGCGCGCCGGCGACGAGCAGGAGGGTGGCCTCCTCTCGCCCGGCAAGCTCTCGCCGACCTCCGGCATCAGCGTCAGCGTCGCCAGCATGATAGACGCCAGCGACTTCCGGGCGATGCAACCCGAGCCGACCTACCAGACCCTGACCAGCGTCGCCGAGAGGATGTCGCCGCCGGGCTTCTCGCCGGGCTCGAGCTACGCCACGCTGACACCGCTCCAGCCGCTGCCGCCCATCAGCACGATGAGCGACAAGTTTGTTTACGGCTCGCACGCCGCCTCGGGCCACGgagtcgtcggcggcggcggcggggccGGCTCCGGGGTCACCGGCAGCTTCGCCGTCATGCAGAACAACGGCCTGGCGAACATCGGCCTCGCCGGCATGCCCGGCTCGCCCTACAGCTACGACAAGCTCGCCTCCATGGGTATGTCGCCGCCGCCCTGCGGGCACAACTACCCCTCGCCCTCGGCGGGCCTCCAGCCCTCGCCGCTCTCGCCCCAGAGCGCCTACAGCCAGAGCGCCCTCAACTCGCCGCACAAGTCCGCCTCGCCGCACTACGAGCCCGCCTTTCTGCCGAGGCTGCAGCAGAGCCCCGCGGCCCTCTCGCCGCCCTCGCCGACGCCGCAGCTGGGCCAGCAGCAGGGCCAGAGCTTCGGTCAGTCGCAGCACCACTCGCACTCGCCGACGGGGCTCTCGGGGCCGGCCgcctcgccgccgccgtcgctccagcagcagcagcagcaacttcaccaccagcagcagcagcagcagcagcagacgatCTCGCACACGCAGCACGTGCAGCACACGTCGGTGGTGATGAAGACcgtgtcggcggcggcggctgcctCCACGGGGAACGGCGCCGGCGGAGGCGGGGGCGGCAGCGAGGTCGAGGAGATCAACACGAAGGAGCTGGCGCAGCGGATCAGCGCGGAGCTCAAGAGGTACAGCATACCGCAGGCGATCTTCGCGCAGAGGGTGCTGTGCCGGAGCCAGGGCACCCTCTCGGACCTGCTGCGCAACCCCAAGCCCTGGTCGAAGCTCAAGAGCGGCCGCGAGACCTTCCGCCGCATGTGGAAGTGGCTGCAGGAGCCCGAGTTCCAGCGGATGTCGGCCCTCAGGCTCGCAGGTTAGCCCTACCACCCGCTTCTCTCGCTTCTTCTACTTACTTACTTACTTACTACTTCCTTTACTCTGTTGTACTACTTTGCTCTCACCACCTTATTCTCTAGAGGATTCGCTCTCTGTGTGTCTGTTATTGCCTTGTGTATATCACTCTCACTAcacctctttcttttttctctgtgACACGCGCGAGACGAGTGAACTGAAAAGATAAGGGGAACGGCCCGCCGTTGTTGTTTACATCTCAGGCTCTTTGTTgtcaccaccaccaccaccaccaccaccaccaccaccacctctCTGCCTTCCCTCTCTGTGTACCTCTCCGTATCAGCGAGTGATGAGAATTTTCCGAAGACGTACAACATCATCAGGGAGTTTGTTTATCAGCGGTAGCGACCTTCGCATCTCCGCGAAATAATCCACGCAGAGAAAGAGCAATGTCAGTGCGACTGATCGCGGGACGAGTTTGGCGCGAGCGCACACGTGGCACCCACGTGGAGAGGCGTTCCCTTCCATATCATTCAGAGATAGACGCGCGGAATAACACTTTTCGAATTCAACATCCTTTGCCGCGAGGGGGGAGTTCACGCGCGCAAGTGgatagagcgagcgagagagtctgcgtgtgtatacggcGCTGCGGGAGGGAATctgcgcgcgcggggtagtctctctctctctctcactgcgtTGGTGTATACGAGTTATTGATCGGCCGGTGGTCACGCGGCGCCGGCCGCCAGGGCGCAGGCGCGACCTCGCGAGCGTCCCCAGAAACAGGCGTGCGGCTGAAGGATGCGCCGCGCGTTGTTATGATTATGCgcctcttcttttctcttttattcCGAGCGTTCGCCGATTTTTTTTCCCGCCGACTTTTCCCCCGAGTGCCACGGCGCGTTCTTCTTCGACACGGCTTTGTCGGCGcaagagcgaaagagagagagagagagagagataaccTGAAGGAGGCGAAACTATTCGCGGGAAAGGCATCTGCATAcacggacacacacacacacacacacacacacaaaagagAGAGTTAAGGAGTCGGGAGAGGTTCGGGAGAAACAATGCGCGCGCAGAGGGTTCAATCCAGAGCCCTTCAGATTACAGAGTTCGGCATTGTCTGCTTCGTTATACTCGCGCTCTCGCGGAGTTCGTGACATTTCATTAGTCTTTTCCGATAAAGTCAGCGAGCGCGCACGCAGCCGTCGGATAaacagagagtgagagagtcgAACCGCGAGACTCCTTCTTCTCTATATCGCTTTCTTTCCTCTCTCGCCTATTCAGTGGTATAGAGGGCATACGCAAGCTTGTTCATGCAAATGCGCCGCGCGGCGTTCAAAGCGAATGACGCAAGCGCCGGGTACCCGCACGTAGGAACATGTGTGTTCCTCGAATGGACGGCTCGCTCTTTGAGCTACGCCCGAGCTTTCCAACTAATCGGCGGTCGCGCGCGACTCCGTTTTAGGCCTCAGGGGTGTCTCCTGCATGCGCTaccaatttttataattaatgcaatttcacgatgaacaaaaaaaataaacaaacgaGTATAATATAGCCTCAACAGCGTGTATAGAAAGAAGGCACTCGGTGTGAATTTCGCTCGCAGCAGCACGCGCCGAAACTCGACACCCGCACCGCGCCGCCGCTGAGGCCTTACGCGTGTACACCTTGTATCTATACAGCGTCAAAGggggcctctctctctctctctctctctctctacacgcAAGCAGCGCGTGGTATCCCACTTCCTCGGGATATCCTGTCGTGGAAGGAGGAAACGAACGCGCCGCCCGATTTCGCCGCCCCTGATACGTTTTTTTATAACAACGCGTACACACGCTAACTCTCACGTGCTTACCTCTCTATAcacttgtctctctctctctctctctctctctttctctctatcgctCAGTGTCTCTTTCAACTTCGCTTATATATCATGTATGTGAAGCTTCGAGAACCGgcgcatatatttttttcattctcccTGCGCATACGCGGATGAAACGCAAATGAAGGATGGGAATAataacgataataataatacaagagagagagagagagagagagccgtcgTCGGACTTACGTAACAGAACTCTCTCGCGTACTAGCGAGCTATTATTGTGAGCGCAGACTTCAATTTCAATTCCGCGCTGTATACACGCGCCGGGGATCGCGTAGGTAGCTCAGCGCACAACACAGCCCTAATCCCGCCACGGCGACTGTCGCTCGCGAAAATATAACGAAggggatctctctctctctctctctctctctcccgactcGATGCGGCGCGCAGGTGGACGGATAATTTATTCGCGGCGCTCGGGTGGCTTCCTTTTTTGTTTCcctcgaaaaaaattattcctaAACACCCGCATATAAGAATctccctatatatatatatatatatatatatatatatatatatatatacgttcgTACGTATGCGCGCGGGAGCGAGACTGtgaaaaatagagagagagagagagatagagacacGGCGTGACAATCGTTTTTCGCTTTTACTCGTCGCACTGACGGACAGACGTATCGAATTAAACGAGCGCGAGATCGCCGATAAGGGAAAGGTGACACTGGTATGCCCACTCGCGAtaagctgccgccgccgccgccggcgaaTATTTACTGCGCCTCGCGCGATGTCGTTGATTAAAAGACAGCTGCTATACAAGCGGtcgcttcttttttattttgaaaatcgaagcgcagtctctctctctctctctctctctcgtaattttattataaacgcgGAGCGAAAAGCGAGTTAGCGAGAGCGAGTAGTAGCGCATTGGCACCGCAAAAGTTTCCTCGGCTGTTGGGCGAAATTATCCAAACAGCATCTCGGAAGTTATCATAATGGACTGGCCCGTGTAAATACCCTGAAAGCATAGTTCTGTTAGGGTCACTCTGCGGTTTTATTATGTGCGCTCgggccgccaccgccgccgatTCTCTCCATTATGTTATTATAGGTGCATCGCATGCAGTGTATAGCGTGTCTCCGATTTTCGGGAGGACGTCATCGCCGCTTCAGGattttacttttgtttttcctttgctttattttcctcctcatatctctctctctctctctcttatctctctttcttctgttTGATCGATCATCCTTGAAGAGATGCAATGCGTATACCAGACCTGGCCACACTGAAGATCTCTGTGGGACGAGGAGCTGTGcgatcattaatttttttgtataggAAACAATTTTCCATCGTTAAAAAGTGTGTGTAATGCATTTatgaatatacatataaacatgtctctccctctctctctctctctctctctctctttcactgcGCGCAATTGCCACGAAATTTGGTACgaagagagaatgagagaaaaaCCAAACGGATAGACAGACGCACTGCGAACAatgccgtcgtcgtcgtcgtcgtttccGCGCGCGCCGATTGAACACAAGGTTTTTTGTCTTAATTTTTCCTCCGTGTATACCTTCGTTATATATACATTCGCCTCTTccgttcgatttttttttccttttttttatgcTTTCGTTCTCTCGGTGTCTacgtcacacacacacacacacacacacagacacacaacCCCCCCACGTTCGTCATGTACGTATAATAGCCCTGGAACTGTGTTATCATGTACACCCCCTTTTTAGTTTCTGTCGTTTGGATCCCTCCTccccctcttctctctctctctctctctctctctctctctctctttctccgcctCCTCGTTAAAGTCCCATTTGGAAATTCgggttctttttttcttctctttctctctctctctctctctctctctctctctctctctctctctttcgttttGTGTGCGTCTCTATTCTAGCTGTgtatcaaactctttatttCTCCTTAGACCCTGTAATAACACACGACTTTATATACTAACATAGTTGCAAAGTGTGACAGATTAGAATAGAGACTCCTTATTATTATTCAACAGCGCGTAGCTGCGTACTCTAGATAATCGTAAGTTATGCGCGTGTGTTTCTTTCCACATCATGTAAACGTGTATTAGAGAACGTAATGCTTGCTGTGTGAAGAGTCTTGGTTTTTCTTAGTTTTGTGCAATCTCCTGATTTGGTTTCATtcgtttatttaatttatatttatattttcattgttATATTGATTTGAAGCGACTTGTCGTTCGGTTCGATCACGTACAGACGACGAAATCGCGACATTTCGATGATGCCACTctcgcgaaaaagaaaaaaaaaaaaaaagcagagTGGCAGAAAAGAACAAGCAAAACACGCAGCGCGTTACGCGCGGATAATGATGATGAGAAAGAAATTGAAACACAAAATCTCGACCAGATCGAGCCAAAATAAACAAAGCAATGCAAGGTGTGTGTCTATCGGTTTGGTTTTAGCGCTGAGCAACTGCTCTGAGAGCGGCGGTGACCCGGACGCCATGCTGGATATCCACCACACCGGGCCTGTATCCATCGACACGCATCACCAACAGTTTCACAACTCATATGGTAATATCAACACTCAATCATCATTTATCCtcctattttattatttttaacttctGATTCTCGCTCTTTATTCAAGCCGATCCCTTTATTCtacttaatttgttttttttttttatacgagaAATATAGAGGACGGTTATTTCAACGAGCTCTTAGACCCTCGCACACCTTAGCCTCGATATACGTGTACAGCGCACCGCACAGACATAGACACGTTTCTTATAGATCGGCGGCTGAAAAGCGAGTGGATGCGTCCAATTAACACGCGTCCTCGAATCGGTTCGCGCAGGACTGATtagagaatgaaaaaaaaggctATACAGTCCGAGAAGGGGTAAGTAGGGAAGCGCCGCAAAGCTGCAGGGAAATGAGAAAAACCCCGGCGTACAGCTAACCGCGAGAGTCAAGAAAGAGCAGCCTGTACCTCCGTCATTCGACAATTGAAATTAGAGTCCTCTCTCCTcgcggtatatatatatatatatatatatatatatagcaaaaGTCCGGGAATAGAGAGGCGGAGAGAAGTTCGGATACACACGCTATATATAGCGTAGGAAGAAGTCGCCGAAGGTAATCTCGCTACTTGGAAAGCTCGTTCGGATCCCACGCTAAATTTCAATCCGACGTGTATACAAAAGTAGAGAAAGCCGTCGGGGGGCTGCCGAGTTGAATTTTCGATCGAAACGGATGGATGtatgggcgcgcgcgcgcgcgtcttcttctttttcttcttcttctcttcttctccttgCGATGCATCCTGCGGACAACGTATCCTAGCTCGCGACGAGGGGGAAAATTACTTTTGCGCGCATAATGCTCGCTCTCGTGTATataggtttgtatatagaggaaGCGAGCTCGGGAGTAAtcgacaaatttttaattttccagcctcgaaaatgaaaataactcGAGGGAGAAATCTCGCGACATtttcagagaaagagagagagagagagagagagagaggcaaggACGACGGTCCATTTTCCGCGATCCTCCTTGCCAAtaccctcctcctccttcctCGACTCCTCAATACGTATCTATCGGTTTGTATACGCCGGGCCGTAGTAACGCGCGAGCGACGGCGCACCTAATTAAACTCGTAGCTCGACGACGTCGCAGTTCCTATTCCGTACccaacgtcgtcgtcgtcgtcgtcgttgctaaaaaggagagagagagagagagagatgcagcAGCAATCAGCTTTGTTCGCCGGGATCCGCACTCTCTCTTTCCCGGCGTCTTTGAATCCGAGAGCATATAGCGCGCGCtttcttattaatttttcttcccgAGATCGTTGCAGGGGATATGCAATATTGCAGCGACGTGCGTGCCCCTCGCGTGTATATCGATCGGCATCGCTGTCGTATACTATTTCGAATATCTCGAGGCATTCGAGGCACGTGGATTATTAATTATCCTTTTAGGGCGCGCGCCTCTTTGAAGATGCGACTTTATTTAGCTGCGTGCGTtgatgcccccccccccctccctctcGAGGCTAAATTGAAATTCCTGCGTGCAAGGATTCTTTCGACCAATACACACTCGCTATATATAGCTTATATAGAAATCGGCGAAGTCGGTGCAGGAGTGAGAGAGGAAAGTTTTTCCCAGGACTGCGGGGGCGAGAAAGAACAAAagacgggggggggggggcaggcAGTGGCAGAAGAAGAAAGTTTGGCCATTGGCCGCAGCGACTCGCTGCCTAATAGGATCAATTTCTCGATAATGAAGGAGCCGAGCCTTTCTCTCGGGACAAAGAGCCCCGCGACTGGAGGAGGGGTGAGGGAAAAAAGTAGCCGGAAATGCGGTTCGCCGCGCTTTAAAACGCTTTCCCAGTCCTTTTAAGGACACCAGAGACTCGCGACTCGCGATGTTTCTTGATACTCCCTCTCTTAGCttcacgagagagaaagagcaaatCCGAAGCGGATAATCGATGTGGCGAATTTTTCTACCTTGTTTATATATAGCGGATGTGTGTGCAGTCTCCTCAGACGCCTTGCTCGCGCGGAAGCGTCGATCTCGAAGGAATTTTACATCTTCTTGAATTATTGAGCGGATTAATGTTTGATGAGGTCGAACGGGATTTCGCCGAAGAGACAGCTGCTTTTGCCCCGAAAATTCATTCACAACCGCCTGACAGCCATTCAATCCTCTGCCAAATACCGCGAcggttttaattttgattcaCGACCCCGTGCGCGCGCTTCTTCGAAAATAATTCGCCTGCGCGAGGCGATAGAGTGTAGAGCAGCGACATCAGCTTTTTGCCGAAATCCCGGCGCCTACACAGCCGAAGCGAAAGAGATATCCGCGCGAAGAAGTAGCATCGCAGGGTCGTCGGCCGCCGCTCTTCGCGGTCCATTAAATAAATGCGCTGAGGGATCGGGGCGGGCTTAAGCGCCGTCGTGTTCTTCGCGCTTTTATTCCTCCATACATAAAACCCTCGACTGCtgcactctttctctctgtttaCTCCTGTTGTTTTCCTCGGCGCCTCGATTGTCGCCTTACACGAAGCGCTATCTATAGGTATATCCGGAACAGCATTAATCGCGAGTTCCTGCGCGTGGAtcagccgcgagagagagagctgaatTATTGAGGGGCAAGACGCTGGCtataattgatttaaatttcCTGTCACATTATTATCATTACGTATGGATGTGTGATATTCCTCTGCTAgtcgtcgtcctcctcctcaaCGAGTTCGTCGATCGGGATACACGTGTCTCATTAGCTAGTCTCGtggaatagagagagagagagagagagagagagaaaagcgcgTCAGTCAGGTGCCGCATAAAAGGGCGCTTTTGCATAAATCATGCGCCCCGCTCGTACGGgttatgtataataattggGTCAGAGAGACACGGAGCGCAACTTCACCTCTCGCGAGGAATGTGCTTTTATGCAAGCGACGATGTCTTGGGACGTCCGACCGGACACGGACTTTTCTACTGAAACGTTTCGGCAATTATAAATCGCACGTGCTCGCTTTCTCGCCCAAGTGGGCAAGCATTATGCGACGGCTCGCTCCCTCTTTGGCGCATACGTCTATGTATACACGTGTACAGCGTGGTCTGGAGGGCCGTATGCACGTAACGAGTTTCCGATAATGGCTCAGCTGCGTCGCCGCTGCAactttgaataataaaaagccCGCGAGTTGGGCCCGGATAGCGTTGATTTTTAGCCTTTAATTATCGCGATCGACGCTCGAGTGCCCGTTTgcgctgaattttttctcAAACGCTTCGGCTAACGAAATTCCGCGACctttcgaaaaaaaagcgagctTCGCAATCAAAGGGGCGCGCTCCTATGTACGCGTATACGAATAAATCGAAATCTATTTTCTTCAGCCGAGAGATGGTCTCTCGAGCAC
This genomic interval carries:
- the LOC100119626 gene encoding homeobox protein onecut isoform X2, which codes for MSGSSASQSPDIACASLPLELLAAGGLPVKEEDQHSDCQHSQRQQQHQQQQQQQQQQQQGASVIVPPGHDCDVDSRAGDEQEGGLLSPGKLSPTSGISVSVASMIDASDFRAMQPEPTYQTLTSVAERMSPPGFSPGSSYATLTPLQPLPPISTMSDKFVYGSHAASGHGVVGGGGGAGSGVTGSFAVMQNNGLANIGLAGMPGSPYSYDKLASMGMSPPPCGHNYPSPSAGLQPSPLSPQSAYSQSALNSPHKSASPHYEPAFLPRLQQSPAALSPPSPTPQLGQQQGQSFGQSQHHSHSPTGLSGPAASPPPSLQQQQQQLHHQQQQQQQQTISHTQHVQHTSVVMKTVSAAAAASTGNGAGGGGGGSEVEEINTKELAQRISAELKRYSIPQAIFAQRVLCRSQGTLSDLLRNPKPWSKLKSGRETFRRMWKWLQEPEFQRMSALRLAALSNCSESGGDPDAMLDIHHTGPVSIDTHHQQFHNSYAAQIPQRGTCKRKDEMSSQAEHQQPAPKKPRLVFTDLQRRTLQAIFKETKRPSKEMQVTIARQLGLEPTTVGNFFMNARRRSMDKWKDEDPKSVQSVDEGQLSPTIGISPRQASDVL
- the LOC100119626 gene encoding hepatocyte nuclear factor 6 isoform X7, producing the protein MSGSSASQSPDIACASLPLELLAAGGLPVKEEDQHSDCQHSQRQQQHQQQQQQQQQQQQGASVIVPPGHDCDVDSRAGDEQEGGLLSPGKLSPTSGISVSVASMIDASDFRAMQPEPTYQTLTSVAERMSPPGFSPGSSYATLTPLQPLPPISTMSDKFVYGSHAASGHGVVGGGGGAGSGVTGSFAVMQNNGLANIGLAGMPGSPYSYDKLASMGMSPPPCGHNYPSPSAGLQPSPLSPQSAYSQSALNSPHKSASPHYEPAFLPRLQQSPAALSPPSPTPQLGQQQGQSFGQSQHHSHSPTGLSGPAASPPPSLQQQQQQLHHQQQQQQQQTISHTQHVQHTSVVMKTVSAAAAASTGNGAGGGGGGSEVEEINTKELAQRISAELKRYSIPQAIFAQRVLCRSQGTLSDLLRNPKPWSKLKSGRETFRRMWKWLQEPEFQRMSALRLADCQMRNVNVRSVNSKRRKTPSSSCFCTDSTTRNFINFSLQEERRDVEPGRTPATRPQETPTGFHRPSAPYSTGYF
- the LOC100119626 gene encoding homeobox protein onecut isoform X4, giving the protein MSGSSASQSPDIACASLPLELLAAGGLPVKEEDQHSDCQHSQRQQQHQQQQQQQQQQQQGASVIVPPGHDCDVDSRAGDEQEGGLLSPGKLSPTSGISVSVASMIDASDFRAMQPEPTYQTLTSVAERMSPPGFSPGSSYATLTPLQPLPPISTMSDKFVYGSHAASGHGVVGGGGGAGSGVTGSFAVMQNNGLANIGLAGMPGSPYSYDKLASMGMSPPPCGHNYPSPSAGLQPSPLSPQSAYSQSALNSPHKSASPHYEPAFLPRLQQSPAALSPPSPTPQLGQQQGQSFGQSQHHSHSPTGLSGPAASPPPSLQQQQQQLHHQQQQQQQQTISHTQHVQHTSVVMKTVSAAAAASTGNGAGGGGGGSEVEEINTKELAQRISAELKRYSIPQAIFAQRVLCRSQGTLSDLLRNPKPWSKLKSGRETFRRMWKWLQEPEFQRMSALRLAAAQIPQRGTCKRKDEMSSQAEHQQPAPKKPRLVFTDLQRRTLQAIFKETKRPSKEMQVTIARQLGLEPTTVGNFFMNARRRSMDKWKDEDPKSVQSVDEGQLSPTIGISPRQASDVL
- the LOC100119626 gene encoding homeobox protein onecut isoform X6, whose amino-acid sequence is MSGSSASQSPDIACASLPLELLAAGGLPVKEEDQHSDCQHSQRQQQHQQQQQQQQQQQQGASVIVPPGHDCDVDSRAGDEQEGGLLSPGKLSPTSGISVSVASMIDASDFRAMQPEPTYQTLTSVAERMSPPGFSPGSSYATLTPLQPLPPISTMSDKFVYGSHAASGHGVVGGGGGAGSGVTGSFAVMQNNGLANIGLAGMPGSPYSYDKLASMGMSPPPCGHNYPSPSAGLQPSPLSPQSAYSQSALNSPHKSASPHYEPAFLPRLQQSPAALSPPSPTPQLGQQQGQSFGQSQHHSHSPTGLSGPAASPPPSLQQQQQQLHHQQQQQQQQTISHTQHVQHTSVVMKTVSAAAAASTGNGAGGGGGGSEVEEINTKELAQRISAELKRYSIPQAIFAQRVLCRSQGTLSDLLRNPKPWSKLKSGRETFRRMWKWLQEPEFQRMSALRLAALSNCSESGGDPDAMLDIHHTGPVSIDTHHQQFHNSYDCQMRNVNVRSVNSKRRKTPSSSCFCTDSTTRNLQEERRDVEPGRTPATRPQETPTGFHRPSAPYSTGYF
- the LOC100119626 gene encoding homeobox protein onecut isoform X8; this encodes MSGSSASQSPDIACASLPLELLAAGGLPVKEEDQHSDCQHSQRQQQHQQQQQQQQQQQQGASVIVPPGHDCDVDSRAGDEQEGGLLSPGKLSPTSGISVSVASMIDASDFRAMQPEPTYQTLTSVAERMSPPGFSPGSSYATLTPLQPLPPISTMSDKFVYGSHAASGHGVVGGGGGAGSGVTGSFAVMQNNGLANIGLAGMPGSPYSYDKLASMGMSPPPCGHNYPSPSAGLQPSPLSPQSAYSQSALNSPHKSASPHYEPAFLPRLQQSPAALSPPSPTPQLGQQQGQSFGQSQHHSHSPTGLSGPAASPPPSLQQQQQQLHHQQQQQQQQTISHTQHVQHTSVVMKTVSAAAAASTGNGAGGGGGGSEVEEINTKELAQRISAELKRYSIPQAIFAQRVLCRSQGTLSDLLRNPKPWSKLKSGRETFRRMWKWLQEPEFQRMSALRLADCQMRNVNVRSVNSKRRKTPSSSCFCTDSTTRNLQEERRDVEPGRTPATRPQETPTGFHRPSAPYSTGYF
- the LOC100119626 gene encoding homeobox protein onecut isoform X9, with the protein product MSGSSASQSPDIACASLPLELLAAGGLPVKEEDQHSDCQHSQRQQQHQQQQQQQQQQQQGASVIVPPGHDCDVDSRAGDEQEGGLLSPGKLSPTSGISVSVASMIDASDFRAMQPEPTYQTLTSVAERMSPPGFSPGSSYATLTPLQPLPPISTMSDKFVYGSHAASGHGVVGGGGGAGSGVTGSFAVMQNNGLANIGLAGMPGSPYSYDKLASMGMSPPPCGHNYPSPSAGLQPSPLSPQSAYSQSALNSPHKSASPHYEPAFLPRLQQSPAALSPPSPTPQLGQQQGQSFGQSQHHSHSPTGLSGPAASPPPSLQQQQQQLHHQQQQQQQQTISHTQHVQHTSVVMKTVSAAAAASTGNGAGGGGGGSEVEEINTKELAQRISAELKRYSIPQAIFAQRVLCRSQGTLSDLLRNPKPWSKLKSGRETFRRMWKWLQEPEFQRMSALRLAALSNCSESGGDPDAMLDIHHTGPVSIDTHHQQFHNSYDRRLKSEWMRPINTRPRIGSRRTD